A window from Telopea speciosissima isolate NSW1024214 ecotype Mountain lineage chromosome 8, Tspe_v1, whole genome shotgun sequence encodes these proteins:
- the LOC122671621 gene encoding ABC transporter G family member 15-like isoform X2, protein MEIEVNGSGLDRTELEMGFSSGSGGGGGGGSEDESAVYLVWEDLTVMLPNFGKGPTKRLLQGLSGFAEPGRIMAIMGPSGSGKSTLLDSLAGRLASNTVMTGNVIFNGKKRRLNRGVVAYVTQEDVLLGTLTVRETITYSAHLRFPSTMSKEEIDEVAESTIMEMGLQECADRMIGNWHLRGISGGEKKRLSIALEILTRPRLLFLDEPTSGLDSASAFFVIQSLRNVARDGRTVISSIHQPSSEVFAQFDDLFLLSGGETVYFGEAKMAIEFFAEAGFPCASRRNPSDHFLRCINTDFDAVNATLVGSQRIREIESTSDPINNMSSSRIKEILVKKYKSSEFAERTRKQIQEISLIEGLLVVSDRASEASRRKQLTTLTQRSFVNMTRDIGYYWLRIAIYIVVSICVGSIYFDVGTGYSAILARGGCGGFISGFMTFMSIGGFPSFIEEMKVFHRERLNGHYGNSVFILSNFLSSFPFLVAISIATGSITFYMVKFRSEFSHYVFFCLNLLGCISVIESLMMVVASLVPNFLMGIITGAGIMGILMMTAGFFRLLPDLPKPFWRIPISYLSYGSWAIQGAYKNDLVGLEFDPLFPGAPKLKGSEIIHTMFGIKVDHSKWLDLTAIFAILISYRLLFLIILKFRERALPVVRSYCMNRTIQRLNKRPSIKKQQSISNSKRFPALHSLSSQEGLNSPIP, encoded by the exons ATGGAGATTGAGGTGAACGGTTCAGGGCTCGACAGGACTGAATTGGAGATGGGTTTTTCCAGCGGTAGCGGTGGCGGAGGCGGCGGCGGCAGTGAGGATGAGTCGGCGGTGTACTTGGTGTGGGAAGATCTAACGGTGATGTTACCCAATTTTGGAAAGGGCCCAACAAAGAGATTGCTTCAGGGGCTTAGCGGATTTGCTGAACCAGGCAGGATCATGGCCATCATGGGTCCGTCCGGGTCTGGCAAGTCCACCCTTCTCGACTCATTGGCAG GAAGACTAGCATCAAATACCGTGATGACTGGGAATGTTATCTTCAAtgggaaaaagagaagattaAACCGTGGTGTTGTT GCTTATGTGACCCAAGAAGATGTTCTGTTAGGGACACTCACAGTTAGAGAAACTATCACTTACTCAGCTCATTTGAGGTTCCCTTCTACCATGAGCAAAGAAGAGATAGATGAAGTGGCAGAGAGCACAATCATGGAGATGGGTCTTCAAGAATGTGCAGATAGAATGATAGGCAACTGGCACCTAAGGGGCATCAGTGGTGGTGAGAAGAAGAGACTCAGCATTGCACTCGAGATCCTTACTCGCCCTCGTCTCTTATTTCTTGACGAACCCACCAGCGGACTTGATAGTGCATCAGCTTTCTTTGTGATTCAGAGCCTGAGAAATGTCGCTCGTGATGGAAGGACTGTAATCTCCTCCATCCACCAGCCAAGTAGCGAGGTTTTTGCACAGTTTGATGATCTGTTCCTCCTTTCAGGTGGTGAAACTGTTTATTTTGGAGAAGCAAAGATGGCTATAGAG TTCTTTGCTGAAGCTGGCTTCCCTTGTGCCAGTAGAAGGAATCCTTCTGATCACTTCCTTCGTTGCATCAATACAGACTTTGATGCTGTAAATGCCACTCTGGTTGGATCTCAAAGAATCCGT GAAATAGAGTCAACATCAGATCCTATAAATAATATGTCAAGTTCAAGGATCAAAGAAATTCTTGTCAAGAAATACAAATCTTCAGAGTTTGcagaaagaacaagaaaacaGATCCAAGAAATCTCACTAATT GAAGGACTTCTTGTGGTATCAGACCGTGCTAGTGAAGCTAGCAGGAGGAAACAGCTAACCACACTGACGCAGAGATCTTTCGTGAACATGACTAGAGATATTGGATATTACTGGTTAAGGATTGCAATCTACATAGTAGTATCCATCTGTGTTGGCTCAATCTACTTCGACGTTGGTACTGGCTATTCTGCAATCTTAGCTAGAGGTGGATGTGGTGGTTTTATTTCAGGCTTCATGACTTTCATGTCTATAGGAGGTTTCCCATCTTTCATTGAAGAAATGAAG GTTTTTCATCGCGAAAGGCTCAATGGACATTATGGCAATTCTGTGTTCATCCTATCAAACTTCCTCTCATCATTCCCTTTCTTGGTTGCAATTAGTATTGCTACTGGGAGTATTACCTTTTACATGGTGAAATTCCGTTCTGAGTTCTCCCACTATGTATTTTTCTGCCTTAATCTTCTCGGCTGCATCTCCGTAATAGAGAGCTTAATGATGGTTGTTGCTTCACTGGTTCCCAACTTCCTCATGGGCATCATAACTGGAGCTGGAATTATG GGAATCTTGATGATGACCGCCGGGTTCTTCCGTTTACTGCCTGATCTTCCCAAGCCTTTCTGGCGCATCCCAATTTCATATCTTAGTTACGGGTCATGGGCAATACAG GGTGCATACAAGAATGATCTGGTTGGACTCGAGTTTGATCCCTTATTTCCTGGTGCTCCCAAACTGAAGGGTAGTGAGATCATTCACACAATGTTCGGAATCAAGGTGGATCACTCCAAGTGGTTGGATCTGACTGCAATCTTTGCCATTCTAATATCATATAGACTACTCTTCTTAATCATACTCAAGTTCAGGGAGAGGGCATTACCTGTAGTTCGCTCATACTGCATGAACAGAACCATCCAACGCCTTAACAAGAGGCCTTCAATCAAGAAGCAGCAATCAATCTCCAACTCCAAGCGATTCCCAGCCTTACATTCATTATCTTCTCAGGAGGGTTTAAACTCTCCAATCCCTTAA
- the LOC122670971 gene encoding thioredoxin reductase NTRC isoform X1, translated as MAERIGVGTVTHRAAMASPSPSPSTFSKTLPTPNRLTIVTRKRPFRVDPRRTHLSIVSSLPVRASVSTEDLPTSSVTYKAVENLVIIGSGPAGYTAAIYAARANLKPVVFEGYQVGGSPGGQLMTTTEVENFPGFPDGITGPDLMDRIRRQAERWGAELYQEDVEYIDVKSNPFTIRSSEREVKCHSVIVATGATAKRLSLPREHEFWSRGISACAICDGASPLFKGQVLAVVGGGDTATEEALYLTKYARHVHLLVRRDQLKASKAMQDRVFNNPNITLHFNTEAVDVISNTKGQMSGILVKKIGTGEESVLEVKGLFYGIGHTPNSQLLEGQIELDSAGYVVVKEGTAKTSIEGVFAAGDVQDHEWRQAITAAGSGCVAALSVERYLAGNNLLVEFHQQPKTVEVEKQLTDRDIQEGFDITLTKHKGQYALRKLYHESPRLICVLYTAPTCGPCRTLKPILSKVIDEFDQNVHFVEIDIEEDPEIAEAAGIMGTPCVQFFKNKEMIRTVSGVKMKKEYKEFIEANK; from the exons ATGGCTGAGAGGATAGGAGTCGGAACTGTGACTCACAGAGCTGCCATggcttctccttctccttctccttccacCTTCTCTAAAACACTCCCCACCCCCAACCGCCTCACCATTGTTACTCGGAAACGCCCTTTTCGAGTCGACCCTCGCAGAACTCACCTATCCATCGTTTCTTCTCTCCCAGTCAGAGCTTCTGTATCCACAGAGGACCTCCCTACCTCTTCAG TTACGTATAAGGCTGTCGAGAATTTGGTAATTATAGGTTCAGGTCCTGCTGGATATACAGCGGCAATATACGCAGCTAGAGCGAATTTGAAGCCTGTAGTGTTTGAAGGTTATCAAGTAGGTGGTTCTCCTGGAGGTCAGTTGATGACTACCACAGAAGTGGAGAACTTTCCTGGATTTCCTGATGGGATAACTGGGCCAGATTTGATGGACCG GATACGGCGGCAAGCTGAGCGATGGGGAGCAGAGCTCTACCAAGAAGATGTGGAATATATTGATGTGAAAAGCAACCCCTTTACTATAAGGAGTAGTGAACGTGAG GTAAAGTGCCACAGTGTTATTGTAGCTACAGGAGCTACTGCAAAAAGGCTCAGTTTACCTCGTGAACATGAATTTTGGAGTAGAGGAATTAGTGCTTGTGCAATTTGTGATGGAGCATCACCACTGTTTAAGGGGCAAGTTCTTGCTGTAGTTGGAGGAGGTGATACAGCAACTGAGGAAGCATTATATCTTACGAAGTATGCTCGTCATGTGCATTTACTTGTCCGAAGGGACCAACTGAAGGCATCTAAAGCAATGCAAGATAG AGTTTTCAACAATCCAAATATTACCTTGCACTTCAATACAGAGGCCGTGGATGTCATCAGCAATACCAAGGGCCAGATGTCTGGGATTTTAGTTAAGAAGATTGGCACAGGAGAGGAATCAGTGCTTGAAGTGAAAGGTTTATTCTATGGCATAGGTCACACTCCGAACAGTCAGTTGTTGGAAGGTCAAATTGAACTTGATAGTGCTGGTTATGTGGTAGTGAAGGAAGGTACTGCAAAAACTTCTATTGAAGGTGTCTTTGCAGCTGGAGATGTACAG GATCATGAATGGAGGCAAGCCATAACAGCAGCTGGATCAGGCTGTGTAGCTGCTTTATCAGTTGAGAGATATCTTGCAGGCAATAATCTGCTTGTTGAGTTTCACCAG CAGCCCAAAACCGTAGAGGTTGAGAAGCAACTCACGGATAGAGATATACAAGAGGGTTTTGATATAACACTTACAAAGCACAAGGGTCAG TATGCTCTGAGGAAGTTATATCATGAAAGTCCAAGACTTATATGTGTGCTATACACAGCACCAACATGTGGTCCATGTAGGACCTTGAAGCCCATTTTAAGCAAG GTAATAGATGAATTTGATCAAAATGTGCACTTTGTTGAAATTGACATCGAGGAAGATCCAGAGATTGCTGAGGCAGCTGGGATTATGGGCACTCCATGTGTGcagtttttcaaaaacaaagaaatgatCAG GACTGTATCAGGGgtgaaaatgaagaaagagTACAAAGAATTCATTGAGGCGAACAAATAG
- the LOC122671621 gene encoding ABC transporter G family member 15-like isoform X1, with translation MEIEVNGSGLDRTELEMGFSSGSGGGGGGGSEDESAVYLVWEDLTVMLPNFGKGPTKRLLQGLSGFAEPGRIMAIMGPSGSGKSTLLDSLAGRLASNTVMTGNVIFNGKKRRLNRGVVAYVTQEDVLLGTLTVRETITYSAHLRFPSTMSKEEIDEVAESTIMEMGLQECADRMIGNWHLRGISGGEKKRLSIALEILTRPRLLFLDEPTSGLDSASAFFVIQSLRNVARDGRTVISSIHQPSSEVFAQFDDLFLLSGGETVYFGEAKMAIEFFAEAGFPCASRRNPSDHFLRCINTDFDAVNATLVGSQRIRVCEIESTSDPINNMSSSRIKEILVKKYKSSEFAERTRKQIQEISLIEGLLVVSDRASEASRRKQLTTLTQRSFVNMTRDIGYYWLRIAIYIVVSICVGSIYFDVGTGYSAILARGGCGGFISGFMTFMSIGGFPSFIEEMKVFHRERLNGHYGNSVFILSNFLSSFPFLVAISIATGSITFYMVKFRSEFSHYVFFCLNLLGCISVIESLMMVVASLVPNFLMGIITGAGIMGILMMTAGFFRLLPDLPKPFWRIPISYLSYGSWAIQGAYKNDLVGLEFDPLFPGAPKLKGSEIIHTMFGIKVDHSKWLDLTAIFAILISYRLLFLIILKFRERALPVVRSYCMNRTIQRLNKRPSIKKQQSISNSKRFPALHSLSSQEGLNSPIP, from the exons ATGGAGATTGAGGTGAACGGTTCAGGGCTCGACAGGACTGAATTGGAGATGGGTTTTTCCAGCGGTAGCGGTGGCGGAGGCGGCGGCGGCAGTGAGGATGAGTCGGCGGTGTACTTGGTGTGGGAAGATCTAACGGTGATGTTACCCAATTTTGGAAAGGGCCCAACAAAGAGATTGCTTCAGGGGCTTAGCGGATTTGCTGAACCAGGCAGGATCATGGCCATCATGGGTCCGTCCGGGTCTGGCAAGTCCACCCTTCTCGACTCATTGGCAG GAAGACTAGCATCAAATACCGTGATGACTGGGAATGTTATCTTCAAtgggaaaaagagaagattaAACCGTGGTGTTGTT GCTTATGTGACCCAAGAAGATGTTCTGTTAGGGACACTCACAGTTAGAGAAACTATCACTTACTCAGCTCATTTGAGGTTCCCTTCTACCATGAGCAAAGAAGAGATAGATGAAGTGGCAGAGAGCACAATCATGGAGATGGGTCTTCAAGAATGTGCAGATAGAATGATAGGCAACTGGCACCTAAGGGGCATCAGTGGTGGTGAGAAGAAGAGACTCAGCATTGCACTCGAGATCCTTACTCGCCCTCGTCTCTTATTTCTTGACGAACCCACCAGCGGACTTGATAGTGCATCAGCTTTCTTTGTGATTCAGAGCCTGAGAAATGTCGCTCGTGATGGAAGGACTGTAATCTCCTCCATCCACCAGCCAAGTAGCGAGGTTTTTGCACAGTTTGATGATCTGTTCCTCCTTTCAGGTGGTGAAACTGTTTATTTTGGAGAAGCAAAGATGGCTATAGAG TTCTTTGCTGAAGCTGGCTTCCCTTGTGCCAGTAGAAGGAATCCTTCTGATCACTTCCTTCGTTGCATCAATACAGACTTTGATGCTGTAAATGCCACTCTGGTTGGATCTCAAAGAATCCGTGTATGT GAAATAGAGTCAACATCAGATCCTATAAATAATATGTCAAGTTCAAGGATCAAAGAAATTCTTGTCAAGAAATACAAATCTTCAGAGTTTGcagaaagaacaagaaaacaGATCCAAGAAATCTCACTAATT GAAGGACTTCTTGTGGTATCAGACCGTGCTAGTGAAGCTAGCAGGAGGAAACAGCTAACCACACTGACGCAGAGATCTTTCGTGAACATGACTAGAGATATTGGATATTACTGGTTAAGGATTGCAATCTACATAGTAGTATCCATCTGTGTTGGCTCAATCTACTTCGACGTTGGTACTGGCTATTCTGCAATCTTAGCTAGAGGTGGATGTGGTGGTTTTATTTCAGGCTTCATGACTTTCATGTCTATAGGAGGTTTCCCATCTTTCATTGAAGAAATGAAG GTTTTTCATCGCGAAAGGCTCAATGGACATTATGGCAATTCTGTGTTCATCCTATCAAACTTCCTCTCATCATTCCCTTTCTTGGTTGCAATTAGTATTGCTACTGGGAGTATTACCTTTTACATGGTGAAATTCCGTTCTGAGTTCTCCCACTATGTATTTTTCTGCCTTAATCTTCTCGGCTGCATCTCCGTAATAGAGAGCTTAATGATGGTTGTTGCTTCACTGGTTCCCAACTTCCTCATGGGCATCATAACTGGAGCTGGAATTATG GGAATCTTGATGATGACCGCCGGGTTCTTCCGTTTACTGCCTGATCTTCCCAAGCCTTTCTGGCGCATCCCAATTTCATATCTTAGTTACGGGTCATGGGCAATACAG GGTGCATACAAGAATGATCTGGTTGGACTCGAGTTTGATCCCTTATTTCCTGGTGCTCCCAAACTGAAGGGTAGTGAGATCATTCACACAATGTTCGGAATCAAGGTGGATCACTCCAAGTGGTTGGATCTGACTGCAATCTTTGCCATTCTAATATCATATAGACTACTCTTCTTAATCATACTCAAGTTCAGGGAGAGGGCATTACCTGTAGTTCGCTCATACTGCATGAACAGAACCATCCAACGCCTTAACAAGAGGCCTTCAATCAAGAAGCAGCAATCAATCTCCAACTCCAAGCGATTCCCAGCCTTACATTCATTATCTTCTCAGGAGGGTTTAAACTCTCCAATCCCTTAA
- the LOC122672617 gene encoding uncharacterized protein LOC122672617, with translation MTQKANLFKGQKKKKSIPPNRHGKPPQTRKGKKVMKQSKITEDMDADRELTKFINYCNEVKAATAANKEGGQLGIVKPQPESTSGVKK, from the exons ATGACACAGAAAGCTAATCTCTTCAAagggcagaagaagaagaagtccatCCCTCCCAACCGCCATGGCAAACCCCCTCAAACTCGCAAAG GCAAGAAAGTCATGAAGCAATCAAAAATCACTGAGGACATGGATGCTGATCGT GAGCTGACCAAGTTTATAAACTACTGTAATGAAGTGAAAGCTGCAACTGCTGCAAACAAAGAAGGTGGGCAGCTTGGCATTGTAAAACCACAGCCAGAGTCCACAAGTGGTGTGAAGAAATAG
- the LOC122670971 gene encoding thioredoxin reductase NTRC isoform X2, producing the protein MAERIGVGTVTHRAAMASPSPSPSTFSKTLPTPNRLTIVTRKRPFRVDPRRTHLSIVSSLPVRASVSTEDLPTSSVTYKAVENLVIIGSGPAGYTAAIYAARANLKPVVFEGYQVGGSPGGQLMTTTEVENFPGFPDGITGPDLMDRIRRQAERWGAELYQEDVEYIDVKSNPFTIRSSEREVKCHSVIVATGATAKRLSLPREHEFWSRGISACAICDGASPLFKGQVLAVVGGGDTATEEALYLTKYARHVHLLVRRDQLKASKAMQDRVFNNPNITLHFNTEAVDVISNTKGQMSGILVKKIGTGEESVLEVKGLFYGIGHTPNSQLLEGQIELDSAGYVVVKEGTAKTSIEGVFAAGDVQDHEWRQAITAAGSGCVAALSVERYLAGNNLLVEFHQPKTVEVEKQLTDRDIQEGFDITLTKHKGQYALRKLYHESPRLICVLYTAPTCGPCRTLKPILSKVIDEFDQNVHFVEIDIEEDPEIAEAAGIMGTPCVQFFKNKEMIRTVSGVKMKKEYKEFIEANK; encoded by the exons ATGGCTGAGAGGATAGGAGTCGGAACTGTGACTCACAGAGCTGCCATggcttctccttctccttctccttccacCTTCTCTAAAACACTCCCCACCCCCAACCGCCTCACCATTGTTACTCGGAAACGCCCTTTTCGAGTCGACCCTCGCAGAACTCACCTATCCATCGTTTCTTCTCTCCCAGTCAGAGCTTCTGTATCCACAGAGGACCTCCCTACCTCTTCAG TTACGTATAAGGCTGTCGAGAATTTGGTAATTATAGGTTCAGGTCCTGCTGGATATACAGCGGCAATATACGCAGCTAGAGCGAATTTGAAGCCTGTAGTGTTTGAAGGTTATCAAGTAGGTGGTTCTCCTGGAGGTCAGTTGATGACTACCACAGAAGTGGAGAACTTTCCTGGATTTCCTGATGGGATAACTGGGCCAGATTTGATGGACCG GATACGGCGGCAAGCTGAGCGATGGGGAGCAGAGCTCTACCAAGAAGATGTGGAATATATTGATGTGAAAAGCAACCCCTTTACTATAAGGAGTAGTGAACGTGAG GTAAAGTGCCACAGTGTTATTGTAGCTACAGGAGCTACTGCAAAAAGGCTCAGTTTACCTCGTGAACATGAATTTTGGAGTAGAGGAATTAGTGCTTGTGCAATTTGTGATGGAGCATCACCACTGTTTAAGGGGCAAGTTCTTGCTGTAGTTGGAGGAGGTGATACAGCAACTGAGGAAGCATTATATCTTACGAAGTATGCTCGTCATGTGCATTTACTTGTCCGAAGGGACCAACTGAAGGCATCTAAAGCAATGCAAGATAG AGTTTTCAACAATCCAAATATTACCTTGCACTTCAATACAGAGGCCGTGGATGTCATCAGCAATACCAAGGGCCAGATGTCTGGGATTTTAGTTAAGAAGATTGGCACAGGAGAGGAATCAGTGCTTGAAGTGAAAGGTTTATTCTATGGCATAGGTCACACTCCGAACAGTCAGTTGTTGGAAGGTCAAATTGAACTTGATAGTGCTGGTTATGTGGTAGTGAAGGAAGGTACTGCAAAAACTTCTATTGAAGGTGTCTTTGCAGCTGGAGATGTACAG GATCATGAATGGAGGCAAGCCATAACAGCAGCTGGATCAGGCTGTGTAGCTGCTTTATCAGTTGAGAGATATCTTGCAGGCAATAATCTGCTTGTTGAGTTTCACCAG CCCAAAACCGTAGAGGTTGAGAAGCAACTCACGGATAGAGATATACAAGAGGGTTTTGATATAACACTTACAAAGCACAAGGGTCAG TATGCTCTGAGGAAGTTATATCATGAAAGTCCAAGACTTATATGTGTGCTATACACAGCACCAACATGTGGTCCATGTAGGACCTTGAAGCCCATTTTAAGCAAG GTAATAGATGAATTTGATCAAAATGTGCACTTTGTTGAAATTGACATCGAGGAAGATCCAGAGATTGCTGAGGCAGCTGGGATTATGGGCACTCCATGTGTGcagtttttcaaaaacaaagaaatgatCAG GACTGTATCAGGGgtgaaaatgaagaaagagTACAAAGAATTCATTGAGGCGAACAAATAG